In Acidobacteriota bacterium, the DNA window CATCAAGCTTCACATTCCAGCGGGAAAGGCAACTCCTGCCCCACCCGTTGGCCCGGCACTCGGCCAGCAAGGGGTCAACATCATGGATTTCTGCAAGGCCTTCAATGCCAGGACGGCGAAGCAGGAAGGTCTCATCATCCCAGTTGTCATCACGGTTTACTCCGATCGCTCCTTCACGTTCGTCACGAAAACCCCGCCTGCATCGGTTCTTCTGAAGAAAGCGTTGCAGATTGCCAAGGGTTCTGGGGTTCCCAACAAGGAGAAGGTCGGGAAAGTCACGAAGCAGCAGGTCGAAGAGATTGCTAGGACGAAGATGCCCGATCTCAACTGCCATACTCTTGATGCTGCCATCAGGATCATCGAGGGAAGCGCCCGGAGTATGGGCATCGACGTCGTGGAAGGTTAAGAGGTATCTCATATGGCAAAAGCGGGTAAGAAATATCTGAAAGCGAAACAGGAAGTTAAAAAGGACAGTTACACCTTTGAGGAAGCCATACCGATCCTCAAGAAGATGCATTACGCAAAATTCGACGAGAGCGTAGAGATAGCCTTTCTCCTCGGCGTGGATGTCAAGCATGCGGATCAGATGGTCAGAGGAACGATCCTTCTGCCTCACGGCACAGGAAAGACCAAGAAGGTCCTAGTACTTGCTTCGGGAGAGAAGCTCAAGGAGGCCGAGACCGCCGGTGCAGATTATGTGGGCGGCAACGATATTATCGAGAAGATCCAGGGGGGGTGGATAGATTTCGATGCCGTGGTGGCGACACCGGACATGATGAAGGATGTAGGGAAACTGGGAAAGATACTCGGTCCGCGCGGACTCATGCCGAACCCGAAATCGGGAACCGTAACCTTCGATCTCGCGAAGGCTATCTCCGACATCAAGGGAGGGAAGATCGAGTTTAAGGTGGATAAAACGGCCATCATCCATTCCATCATCGGGAAGATCTCTTTCGAGGATTCCAAGCTCATCGAGAATGCCAGGGTTCTGTCCGCGGCCATAATCAAAGCAAAACCGGCCGCTGCCAAGGGTAAATACATCAAAAGCGTCCATATCGCAAGCACTATGAGCCCTGGGCTGAAGATCGACCCGGGAAGCATTGAGGCGACGTAGCGAGGTGGAGAGTGAAAAGAGCAGAAAAGGAAAAGGAAATCGAATTACTGAAGAATTCCATAGGTAAAGCCAGGAGTTTGTTTCTGGTTGATTACAGAGGGCTGAAGGTCAATCAGATCAACGAACTGAGAAAGAGGATCCATGGGATCTCGAACTATCGGGTTGTGAAGAACCGCCTGGCGCTGAAGGCGCTGGCCGATTTCTCCAACAAGAAGATTTTGAAGTTTCTCAAAGAACCCACGGGATTCTTTTACACGCATAATGATCCAATCGCTCTGGCCAAGATACTTGTCGAGTTTGTCAAGGATAATCCCGAGCTGGAATTTAAGGCAGGTCTCGTCGAGAACACGTTCATAATGCCGGAAGATTTCAAAGAGCTGTCTAGAACACCGAGCAAGCTGGAACTGATTGGCAAGCTGCTATATTGCCTGAATTATCCGATCGCCGGGCTTGTCAGGATTCTCAATGCAAACATACAGGGTCTCGCCACTGCGCTGGACCAGGTGGCAAAATCGAAGAGTCAATAAACGTTTTAAGATCAACCATAGAATGGAGGTATTTTAAATGGCAAAGCTTTCTGTAGAAGAATTCATCAAGAGCGTGGAAGAGATGACTGTCATGGAACTCAACCAGCTGGTGAAAGGGCTTGAACAGCATTTCGGAGTCAGCTCCGCTGCTCCGGTCGCCGTGGCCGCCGCAGTATCTGGAGCAGCTCCTTCCGCTGCTGCTGAGGAGAAGACTGAGTTCGCCGTTGTCCTCAAAGAGGTGGGAGACAAGAAGATCAATGTCATCAAGGTTGTGAGAGAGGTGACCAATCTCGGCCTGAAAGAAGCCAAGGACCTTGTCGACGGAGCTCCGAAGACCGTGAAGGAAGGAATATCCAGACAAGAAGCAGAGGAGATCAAGAAGAAGTTTGAAGAAGCGGGTGCCAAGATTGAAATAAAATGAGAGCACGAAATCAATTCGCATCCTTGTCCGCATGAACAGGGGAATCTTAGCTCAGATTCCCCCGGTTCACGGGCAAAAGACTAACAATCTTTAACCCTGACATTAAGGGTGAAACCTACCAACATCCAAAGGAACATGACCCAAATTGTCAAAGGATAGGAGTGTATTCAAACATGCCTGAAACCAACAGAGTCACTCTATTGAATAGGACAGACTTCTCGAGGATCAAGACCTCCATTCAGATTCCCAATTTGATCGAAGTCCAGAAGAAATCCTATGAGAGATTTCTCCAGCTGCACACCGCTCCACAGGATCGGGAAGAAATCGGTCTTCAATCTGTCTTCCGTTCAGTCTTTCCCATTACAGATTTTCGCGAGACCTGCTCTCTCGAGTTCATCGAATACTCAGCGGGAAACTGGGAATGTAAGTGCAGCACGCTCAAGGGGATGGAACATCTAAAGACTGAGTGCAGGAATTGCGGAAAAGTTCTCTTCGCACTTGATCCGAAGGAGAGAGAACTGACGTGTCCGAAGTGTGGACTGGTGAACATCAGTCGTGCAAGAGTCTGCGAAGAATGTGGAAGTCTCGTGACCCTTTCCTTCAAGTACAGCGTGGGGGAGTGCCAGGAGCGGGGGATGACTTACAGCATACCGCTCAAGGTCAAGATCAGGCTCGTCGTCTATGAAAAGGATGTGACGACGAATGCAAAGAGCATCAGGGACATGAAGGAGCAGGAAGTCTTCTTCGGCGATATCCCGATGCTGACGGAGAACGGGACCTTCATCATCAACGGAACAGAGAGGGTCATAGTGTCTCAGCTTCATCGGTCACCAGGCGTCTTTTTCACCCGTGAGGGGAACATCCTGACGGGAAAGATCATCCCGTATCGTGGATCCTGGGTGGAGTTCGAGCTCGATGAGAAGAACATCCTGCAAATCCGGATCGACAGAAAGAGAAAATTCCTTGGGACGATCTTCCTGAGAGCTCTGGGTCTTCAAAGCGACGAGGCTATCATCAAAACGTTCTATACCTTCCAGGAGATTAAGATTGACGGAAAAAAACTCTTTTGCAAGGTGACGCCGGCCATTGTCGGCATTAGAGCGAAAGGGGATGTCGTCCACCCAAAGACAGAAGAGATCATAGTGAAAAAGGGGAAGAGGATCAAGCAGACGATGATTCCTGACTTGGTGAAGGCGGGGATCGATTATATTCTCATAGACGCGGAAACACTTTTAGATGGGGCAAGGATTGCGAAAGATATAGTGGATAATGAAACAGGAGAGATCCTGTACGTCGAAGAGAAGAACCTTTCCTGCGAGGTGAACGCCATCTTCTCCCAGGAGATACTCGATAAGCTTGTGGAAAAGGGCATCGATAGTTTTGAGGTCTTTTTTCCGGAGACGGATCCCATCGGTCCTGCCATTTCTTCGACACTCGAGAAAGATTCCATAAAAACCGCGAATGATGCTCTCCTCGAGATCTATCGTAGATTGAGACCGGGTGACCTTCCAACGGTTCAGAGCGCCCGTTCACTTTTCCATGCCATGTTCTTTGATCCCCAGCGCTACGACTTTTCCAAAGTGGGAAGGCTCAAGTTCAACACGAAGCTCGGAAAGGATGTCGCTCTAGATCAGAGGATCCTGACGAAGGAAGATTTCCTGGCAGTCCTGAACTTTCTCCTCAAGAACAGGAATGATGCTACGGCTCAGGACGACATCGATCATCTCGGCAACAGAAGGGTAAGATCGGTGGGAGAGCTTCTCGAGAATCAGTTCCGGATCGGTCTGGTGAGGATGGAGAGAGCCATCAAAGAGAAAATGAGCGTCTATACTGAAATGACAACGGCGATGCCCCATGACCTCATCAATGCCAAGCCGGTCATGGCAGCACTCCAAGAATTTTTCGGTTCCAGCCAGCTATCGCAGTTCATGGATCAGACAAACCCACTGGCCGAGGTAACTCACAAGAGAAGGCTGTCCGCTCTTGGTCCAGGAGGCTTGAGCAGGGAAAGAGCCGGGTTCGAAGTCCGTGACGTCCATCCAACCCATTACGGAAGGATCTGCCCGATCGAGACTCCAGAGGGTCCAAACATCGGGCTCATCTCTTCTCTCAGTTGCTATGCAAGGATCAACGAGTTCGGCTTCATCGAATCTCCATACCGAAAGGTGCAGAACGGGCAAATCATCGATTACTTTAAAATCCTTTCCCCGGGCGAATCCGATTTCAATATTGGACAGATCGTCAGAAAGGAAGAGTTGGAATCGGAACTGAAGAAGGTTTCCAGGAAGAAAGGAGATCTTCCCACGTTCGAACCTCACTCCTTCTACCTCTCCGCATGGGAGGAAGATCGCATTGCAATCGCCCAGGCGAATGCCCGCGTGGACGGCGAGGGGAAATTTATCAACGAGAGGGTTTACGCAAGGTTAGGCGGGGAGTTCAAGCTTGTCCCCAGAGAAGAGGTTGCCTACATCGACGTTTCTCCCAAGCAGCTCGTTTCCGTGGCTGCCTCTCTTATCCCATTCCTTGAAAATGACGACGCCAACAGGGCCCTCATGGGGTCCAACATGCAGAGGCAGGCTGTTCCTCTGCTCCGGCCCGAAGCCCCATGCGTCGGAACAGGAATGGAATCCATCACGGCAAAAGATTCCGGTGCCGTCGTCACCAGCATACGGAGCGGAATAGTGGACAGCGTGGATTCCAGGAGAGTCATCGTGAGGGTTGGTGGTGAGGAAGGAGAAGATGGTGACTTCGGAGCCGACATCTACAACCTGGTCAAATTTCGCAGGTCCAATCAGAATACCTGCATAAATCAAAGGCCGCTGGTCAAGGTGGGACAGAGAGTGGCCAGGGGACAGGTCATTGCCGATGGTCCCTGCACCGACCGTGGGGAACTTGCCCTCGGTCGCAATGTCCTCGTCGCGTTTATGCCCTGGCGAGGGTATAACTTCGAGGATGCCATTCTTGTCAACGAGAACCTCATCAAGAATGATGCCTTCACATCCATCCATATCGAAGAATTCGAGATCGAAGCAAGAGATACGAAACTGGGTCCTGAGGAGATCACGAGAGATATTCCAAACGTGAGTGAAGAGTTCTTGAAGGACCTTGATGAGAGCGGAATCATAAGGATAGGGGCCTACGTGAAACCTGGCGATATCCTTGTGGGGAAGGTTACTCCCAAGGGGGAGACTCAGCTCACTCCCGAGGAAAAACTATTGCGGGCAATATTCGGCGAGAAATCCGGTGACTGGAAGGACGCCTCGCTGACGACTCCACCGGGGATCGAGGGGACAGTCGTTGACGTGAAGATCTTCTGCAGGAAAGGGACGGAGAAAGACAGCCGAGCAAGGAAAATCGAGCAGGATGTTATCGATCGGATGGAAAAAAACCTGAACGACGAGATCCGAATCCTGAGAGAAGAGAACCGTAACAAGATTACTGATCTCCTTCTCGATGAGAAACTTGCCGCTCCTCTCAAGGATAAGAGAACGCGGAAGATCCTCCATGAGGAGGGAACCAGGCTTACCCTCGAGATACTAGCATCTCTCTCTGCAGAGGACCTTCTGCGGTGCGAGATCAAGCCGAAGAAGAAGGAGAAAGTAGACGAGATAAAGAAAATCGAGGAGAGGACGGAGAAGAGGATCCAGATTCTGAAGAGATTCCACAAAGACAAGATAGAGCTATTAAAACGCGGCGACGAGCTTGCTCCAGGTGTGATCAAGATGGTCAAGGTTTATGTGGCCATGAAGAGAAAGCTCCAGGCGGGTGATAAAATCGCCGGCAGGCATGGGAACAAGGGTGTCATTGCGCGAGTCATCCCAGAAGAAGATATGCCATATCTCCCCGATGGAACGTCCATCGATGTCATTCTGAACCCCCTGGGCGTACCATCGAGGATGAACGTCGGTCAGATCCTCGAGACTCATCTCGGCTGGGCAGCCAAGAGCCTCGGGAGATACTATTCGACTCCCATTTTCGATGGGGCTAATGAGAATGAGATCAAAGAGCAGCTCAAGGAAGCTAACCTGCCACTCAACGGGAAGACAATCCTGTATGACGGCAAGACAGGGCTCCCCTTTGATCATCCGGTCACGGTCGGGTACATCTATCTGATGAAACTCTCGCACCTCGTCGATGATAAGATCCATGCGAGGTCCATTGGCCCTTACTCACTTATCACACAGCAACCGCTTGGCGGGAAAGCTCAGTTCGGAGGACAACGGTTCGGCGAGATGGAGGTGTGGGCTCTGGAGGCTTACGGAGCTGCGCATACACTTCAGGAACTCCTCACTGCTAAATCGGACGATGTCCAAGGAAGGACAAAAGCTTACGAGGCCCTCGTGAAGGGGCAGAACATAGGCGAGCCGGGACTGCCAGAATCGTTCAACGTTCTTGTCCGTGAACTGCAGGGTCTCTGCCTCAACGTGGAGCTTCTGACAGATGAAGCAAAATAATACTATTTCTTAATAGGAGGGGAGAATCTTGAATAAGAATTTCTTCCTTTTTGATAAAGCTAGAACGATCAATGACTTCACCGCCATGAGGATCAGCCTGGCCTCGCCGGAGAAGATCAGGATGTGGTCCCACGGCGAGGTGACGAAGCCGGAGACAATAAATTACAGAACGTTCAAGCCTGAGAAAGATGGCTTGTTCTGCGCCAAGATATTCGGTCCCGTCACCGACTGGGAGTGCCTTTGCGGCAAATTCAAGAGGATGAAACACCGCGGCGTCGTCTGCGACAAGTGCGGTGTTGAAGTTACTCAGTCCAAGGTCAGGCGCGAGCGGATGGGGCACATAGAACTTGCCTCTCCCGTCTCCCATGTCTGGTTCTTCAAAGGTTTGCCAAGCCGGATAGGGCATCTCCTCGACATCTCCCTAAGAGACCTTGAGAGGATCCTCTACTTTGAAGCATACGTCGTTATAGAAGTCAACGATAAAAAGGTTCCACTGAAAGAGAAAGAGCTTCTGACCGATGAGAGGTACAAGGAGCTCTCCGCGGAGTACGGCGATAAATTTCAGGCGAAGATGGGTGCAGAGGCGATCAAGGAACTCCTTCAAAGAGTAGATATCGAGACTCTTTCCAGAGAACTGAGGGAGAAGATGAACCAGGAGACCTCGATCCAGAAGAGGACCAAGTATGCCAAGAGACTGAAGGTCGTCAATGCGTTCAAGCGGTCTGGCAACAAACCCGAGTGGATGGTCCTCGACGTCATTCCAGTCATCCCGCCTGAACTGCGGCCGCTTGTTCCACTCGATGGAGGAAGGTTTGCGACATCAGATCTGAACGACCTATACCGCAGGGTCATCAACAGGAACAACCGTCTGAAAAAATTGCTGGAACTGAAGGCCCCGGATGTCATCGTGAGAAACGAGAAGAGGATGCTTCAGGAAGCTGTCGATGCTCTCTTCGACAACGGGAGAAGGGGTCGTGTCATAAGAGGCTCAAACAACAGAGCGCTAAAGTCGCTGAGCGATACATTGAAGGGAAAACAGGGTCGGTTCAGACAGAATCTCCTCGGGAAGAGAGTCGATTATTCTGGGCGATCCGTTATAGTCATTGGTCCCGAGCTCAAGCTCAATCAGTGCGGTCTTCCCAAGAAGATGGCCTTGGAACTCTTCAAGCCTTTTATTTACAACAAGCTTGAGGAGCGCGGTCTCGTGACGACGATCAAGGCTGCCAAGGAGATGGTGGAGCTGGAACAGCCGGAAGTATGGGATATCCTCGAGGAGGTCATCAAAGACCATCCTGTCCTCCTCAACAGGGCCCCAACGCTTCACAGGCTTGGAATCCAGGCCTTTGAGCCCATTCTGGTGGAGGGAAAGGCGATCAAGATCCATCCTCTAGTCTGTACGGCCTTCAACGCCGACTTTGATGGAGATCAGATGGCAGTCCACGTCCCGCTCTCCGCTCGAGCGCAGATAGAAGCCCATGTCCTTATGCTCTCGACGCAAAACCTCCTCTCACCGGCCAATGGTCAGCCCATCGTCAACCCGACGCAGGATATCGTCCTGGGCTGTTACTATCTTACAAAAGAGAAGAGAGGATCCAGAGGCGAGGGGAAACGGTTTTCCGATGTGGATGAGGTGATCCATGCCCTTGAGGCCGGAGAGGTTGAAACACTGGCTCCGATCCGGTTGAGATACAAAGGAGACTTCATCGATTTGACAACGATGAAGGATGACCAGGATATAACGCACTCCTACATCCAGGAGATAGACAATCAGCTCATCGACACGACGGTGGGTCGGGTCATCTTCAACAGCTTTCTCCCGAAAGAGACCCCTTACATCAATGGACACCTGAAGAAAAAGGGGCTTGCCCAACTCGTGGCCTTCTGCATTCAGCACAGCGGAAATGATAAAGCGGTAGAGATGCTCGACAGCCTCAAGGATATCGGTTTCCTATACGCAACGAAGGCAGGGTTCTCCATCGGAATCGATGACATGGTTATCCCATCCGAGAAGGAAGAGCTCATCGATAGAGCAAGGAAGGAACAGAGCGCCGTTGAGCAACAGTACCTGGATGGGATCATCACCAACGGTGAACGTTACAACAAGGTCATCGGGATCTGGTCCGATGTTACCGACAGGATTGCCGAGAAGATGCTCAAGGGGATGGGAGAGTTCAACTCAATCTACATGATGGCGGACTCGGGGGCAAGGGGAAGCAAGCTCCAGATGAGACAACTTGCAGGAATGCGCGGTTTAATGTCGAAGCCCTCAGGAGAGATAATCGAGACCCCTATCACGGCCAATCTCAGGGAAGGGTTGAACGTGTTGCAGTACTTCATCTCCACCCATGGAGCAAGAAAAGGTCTTGCGGACACTGCATTGAAGACCGCCGACTCAGGCTATCTTACGCGAAGGCTCGTCGACGTAGCGCAGGATGTCATTGTGAGTGAAGATGATTGCCGCACTCCTCACAGCATTGTTGTTGAAGCCATCATCGAGGGAGGAGAGGTCATCGAATCGCTCGGCGACCGATTGATCGGGAGGGTGGCGGCGGAAAACATCATCGATCCGATTTCGGGTGAGATTATTGTAGAGAAGAACCAGGAAATTACTGAAGATACCGCTGCGAAGATCGAGGATGCAGGTGTTGAAAAAGCAAGAATCCGGTCGGTTCTCACCTGCGAGACGGAGCGAGGGGTCTGCATTAAATGTTATGGAAGAAGCCTGGCCACCGGAAAGATGGTCGAGCTCGGCGAGGCCGTGGGAGTCATCGCTGCGCAATCGATCGGAGAGCCGGGAACCCAGTTGACGATGAGGACCTTTCATATCGGCGGAACGGCAAGGGGTGCTGCCGAGCAATCGACGATCAATGCTAAGAACGAGGGAAAGTTCAAGTATGTGAACATTACGAGTGTAAGGAACAAGAAGGGCGATTTTGTTGTTATGAACCGAAACGGTGCAATAGTCGTGATGGACCGCGACGGAAGAGAGAGAGAAAGACATCCGGTCGTCTACGGCGCTTCCCTCAAGGTTTCAGATGGGCAGCTCGTCCAACCAGGGATGCTGCTCGTGGAGTGGGATCCATACACTAACGCCATCCTCACTGAGGTTAGCGGCACGCTTAACTTCAAGGATATCGAGGAAGGCGTGACCATGAGGGAAGAGGTGGACGAGGTAACAGGATTCAGGAGTAAAGTCATCATCGAATCCCAGGATGAGAAGAAGCATCCCCAGCTAATCATCAAGGATCAAGACGAGAAGATTCTCAGGAAATACACGATGCCATCCGGAGCTCATCTGATCTTTGAGGATGGGGATATGGTTTTCCAGGGAGATATCCTTGCCAAGATCCCGAGGGAGACGACGAAAACCAAGGATATCACCGGTGGACTTCCCAGAGTCGTGGAACTCTTCGAAGCGAGAAAACCGAAAGAAGCGGCCATCATTACGGAGATCGATGGCATCGTCAGATACGGAGATATTGTCAAGGGAGAGCGAAATGTATTCGTCAGGAACGAGATGGGTGTTGAGAAGCAATACAATATTCCGAGAGGTGTCCACATTATCGTCCAGGAAGGAGAAAGGGTCAGAGCCGGGGAACCCCTGATGGACGGTCCTATTAATCCTCACGACATCCTGACCGTTCTTGGAAAAGAAGAGCTCCAGAAATATCTTGTTAACGAGATCCAAGAGGTTTACAGGCTTCAGGGAGTAAACATCAATGATAAGCATATCGAGGTAATAATAAGACAGATGATGAGATGGGTGAAAATCGAAGATGTTGGAGACACCGATTTCATCATTGATGAACAGGTCGATCGCTTCCGTTTCCAGAAAGAAAACAGGAAGATCGAGAAGGAGAGGGGAGATGCTGCTCGCGGGAAGGACCTCCTCCTCGGTATAACCAAGGCATCGCTGGCGACGGATAGCTTCATTTCGGCTGCCTCCTTCCAGGAGACGACGCGCGTCCTGACAGAGGCGAGCGCCGCAGGAAAGACCGATTATCTCAGAGGATTGAAGGAAAACGTAATCATGGGGAGGCTCATTCCGGCAGGAACGGGAATGGAGTACTATAGAAAATTCTGCGTCGTTTCCGCCGAGGAGGCTGAAGAGGAAGAGGTCGAGGGCGCTGAGAGCGGCAAGGTGACGGCGGAAACCGGCGGCGAAGATGCTGCTTCGGTCGGTGGAAGCGAGAGTTAAAAACCGCCGATAAAAAGAACTATCTATTGACATAAAAAAGCGTTTTTGCTAAATTAAAAAATTTCGTCAAAAGGATTATTTTTCTTTGAGATGGGAAAGTGGAGTAATTTGTGCCGACGATCAACCAACTTGTAAAAGAGGCGAGACAAAGGGTCTTATCAAAGACGAGTAGCCCGGCTCTCGGAAATTCACCGCAGAAGAGAGGTGTCTGCGTCCGGGTATACACAACGACACCCAAGAAGCCGAATTCGGCTCTCAGGAAAGTAACGAGAGTGAGACTGACGAATGGGATCGAAGTGACCACCTACATTCCCGGGATCGGCCATAATCTGCAGGAACATTCGATTGTTCTCATACGAGGGGGGAGAGTGAAGGATCTTCCCGGTGTGAGATATCATGTAATCAGAGGCACCCTCGATTCAGTTGGGGTCGAGGGGAGAAAACAGGGTAGGTCGAAATACGGGGCCAAGAGGCCCAAATCAGCATAATCCCAAGTAGCGTCGCGCGATGCCTTGAGCCAGAGGTATCGGGGCTTGGGATCATTACGCAAGGAGGATAGTAAGTGCCAAGAAGAGGAGTAGTTACCAGAAAAGAGCTCAACCCGGACCCGATCTACCAGTCTACTCTTGTGGCAAAATTCCTCAATGCCATAATGAGAAAGGGTAAAAAAGCGACTGCGGAAAACATCTTCTATGGCGCCATGGACATCATCCAGGCCAAAACCAAAGATGATCCGCTTAAAACCTTCAAGAAGGCCTTGGAGAACGTCAAACCGATGCTCGAAGTGAAATCGCGAAGGGTTGGAGGCGCAAATTATCAGATTCCAGTGGAGGTCAACCCCGACAGGAAGCTCTCTCTTTCCTTCCGCTGGCTGATACAGTACTCGAAGGAGAGAGGCGAGAAGACCATGCGTGAAAAGCTGGCTGGAGAAATCCTAGATGCTTCGGAAAACAGAGGAGGCGCCATCAAGAAGAGAGAAGATACGCATAAGATGGCAGAGGCGAACAAAGCTTTTGCCCATTATCGATGGTAATCATGTCGAGGGATACTAAATTGTCTAGAGCTATTCCACTGGAAAAGACAAGGAATATCGGCATCATGGCCCACATTGATGCAGGTAAGACCACTACAACCGAGAGGATCCTCTTCTACACAGGGATCAACTACAAGATCGGTGAAGTGGACCAGGGAACGGCCACAATGGACTGGATGGTTCAGGAACAGGAGCGTGGAATCACCATCACCTCGGCGGCGACGACATGCTTCTGGAATGATTACAGGATCAACATCATCGACATGCCGGGCCACGTTGATTTCACAGCGGAAGTGGAGAGGTCGCTGAGAGTCCTCGATGGTGCCATCGCAATCTTCTGTGCAGTGGGAGGAGTCCAGCCACAATCGGAGACGGTCTGGAGGCAAGCTGACAAATATGGCGTTCCGAAGATTGCGTTCGTGAATAAGATGGACAGACGGGGGGCAGATTTCGAAAGATGCGTCGATATGATGAGGACGAGACTCAACACCACTCCAATCGTCATCCAGATCCCCTGGGGGAGGGAAGATTCTTTCACCGGGATGATCGATCTTATCCGTAGTAGAGCATACAGATATTATGGAGAGGCCTCCAAGACGAGCTATGAAATCGTGGACATCCCTGATGAGTACAGGGAAGCTGCCCGGAAGGGGAGAGAGCATCTGATTGAAACGCTATGCGAGATCGACGATACACTCCTGACAAAATATTTATCGGGCGAGGAGATCACCAAGGATGAGATCGTCCATGCAATCAGAAGAGGAACCCTGGATCTCAATGTGGCTCCAGTCTTATGCGGAGCGGCCTTCAAGAACAAGGGGATACAGCCGCTCCTCGATGCCGTCATCGATTTCCTCCCATCTCCAGTGAACGTTCCTCCGGTAGGCGGGGTGATTCAGGGGACGCACACAAGGATCGAGAGAAAGGCGCAGGATGACGAGCCTTTTTCTGCTCTTATCTTCAAGATCATGAACGATCCCTACGTCGGTAATCTTGCCTTCCTGAGGGTCTATTCCGGGATGCTCAGGACCGGATCGATCGTTCTCAACGCGACGAAGAACACAAAGGGAAGGATTGGAAGACTACTGAAGATGCATGCCAATAACAGGGAAGATATAAAAGAGATACGTGCAGGGGACATCGCTGCAGCTGTTGGGATGAAGAATGTCTCCACGGGAGACACTATATGCGATGAGAACCATCCCATCGTCCTTGAGTCAATGGAGTTCCCGGAACCGGTCATATCCGTTGCCATCGAGCCCAGGACGAAAGACGATCAAGACCGGTTGGGCTATGCTCTCGAGAGACTGGTCCATGAAGACCCAACCTTCAAGGTCCACTCGGATAAAGAGACGATGCAGACCCTTATCTCGGGGATGGGGGAACTTCATCTTGAGATCATCGTTGATAGGCTCCTGCGAGAGTTTAACGTCGGCGCGAGAGTGGGAAAGCCGGAAGTGGCCTACAGGGAAACGATCACTAAAAAAGCCTCCGGGTCCGGCAGATACATCAGGCAGACCGGAGGAAGAGGGCAGTATGGCGATGTTGAGATCGAGATTGAACCTACATCTGATGGAGAAGATTTCCTCTTTGAGAGCAGAATTGTGAGAGGAGCAATACCGAGAGAATACATTCCTGCTATAGAGGATGGTGTCAAAGAAGCGATGGAGCATGGGGTCCTGGCCGGATATCCGATGAAGGGGATCCGGGCGACCGTCGTTGATGGATCCTACCACGAAGTGGATTCATCCGAAATAGCGTTCAAGATTGCGGGCTCTATGGCCTTCCGCGATGCCGTTCTGAAAGCGGAGGCCGTTCTTCTTGAACCTGTGATGAACG includes these proteins:
- the rpsG gene encoding 30S ribosomal protein S7 → MPRRGVVTRKELNPDPIYQSTLVAKFLNAIMRKGKKATAENIFYGAMDIIQAKTKDDPLKTFKKALENVKPMLEVKSRRVGGANYQIPVEVNPDRKLSLSFRWLIQYSKERGEKTMREKLAGEILDASENRGGAIKKREDTHKMAEANKAFAHYRW
- the rpsL gene encoding 30S ribosomal protein S12 — protein: MPTINQLVKEARQRVLSKTSSPALGNSPQKRGVCVRVYTTTPKKPNSALRKVTRVRLTNGIEVTTYIPGIGHNLQEHSIVLIRGGRVKDLPGVRYHVIRGTLDSVGVEGRKQGRSKYGAKRPKSA
- the fusA gene encoding elongation factor G; the protein is MSRAIPLEKTRNIGIMAHIDAGKTTTTERILFYTGINYKIGEVDQGTATMDWMVQEQERGITITSAATTCFWNDYRINIIDMPGHVDFTAEVERSLRVLDGAIAIFCAVGGVQPQSETVWRQADKYGVPKIAFVNKMDRRGADFERCVDMMRTRLNTTPIVIQIPWGREDSFTGMIDLIRSRAYRYYGEASKTSYEIVDIPDEYREAARKGREHLIETLCEIDDTLLTKYLSGEEITKDEIVHAIRRGTLDLNVAPVLCGAAFKNKGIQPLLDAVIDFLPSPVNVPPVGGVIQGTHTRIERKAQDDEPFSALIFKIMNDPYVGNLAFLRVYSGMLRTGSIVLNATKNTKGRIGRLLKMHANNREDIKEIRAGDIAAAVGMKNVSTGDTICDENHPIVLESMEFPEPVISVAIEPRTKDDQDRLGYALERLVHEDPTFKVHSDKETMQTLISGMGELHLEIIVDRLLREFNVGARVGKPEVAYRETITKKASGSGRYIRQTGGRGQYGDVEIEIEPTSDGEDFLFESRIVRGAIPREYIPAIEDGVKEAMEHGVLAGYPMKGIRATVVDGSYHEVDSSEIAFKIAGSMAFRDAVLKAEAVLLEPVMNVEVITPEEFMGDIIGNLNSRRGKVKNINTRGGTRIITALVPLSEMFGYATDLRSITQGRGTYSMQFSHYDEPPRSISEIVITKLHGTH
- the rpoC gene encoding DNA-directed RNA polymerase subunit beta', coding for MRISLASPEKIRMWSHGEVTKPETINYRTFKPEKDGLFCAKIFGPVTDWECLCGKFKRMKHRGVVCDKCGVEVTQSKVRRERMGHIELASPVSHVWFFKGLPSRIGHLLDISLRDLERILYFEAYVVIEVNDKKVPLKEKELLTDERYKELSAEYGDKFQAKMGAEAIKELLQRVDIETLSRELREKMNQETSIQKRTKYAKRLKVVNAFKRSGNKPEWMVLDVIPVIPPELRPLVPLDGGRFATSDLNDLYRRVINRNNRLKKLLELKAPDVIVRNEKRMLQEAVDALFDNGRRGRVIRGSNNRALKSLSDTLKGKQGRFRQNLLGKRVDYSGRSVIVIGPELKLNQCGLPKKMALELFKPFIYNKLEERGLVTTIKAAKEMVELEQPEVWDILEEVIKDHPVLLNRAPTLHRLGIQAFEPILVEGKAIKIHPLVCTAFNADFDGDQMAVHVPLSARAQIEAHVLMLSTQNLLSPANGQPIVNPTQDIVLGCYYLTKEKRGSRGEGKRFSDVDEVIHALEAGEVETLAPIRLRYKGDFIDLTTMKDDQDITHSYIQEIDNQLIDTTVGRVIFNSFLPKETPYINGHLKKKGLAQLVAFCIQHSGNDKAVEMLDSLKDIGFLYATKAGFSIGIDDMVIPSEKEELIDRARKEQSAVEQQYLDGIITNGERYNKVIGIWSDVTDRIAEKMLKGMGEFNSIYMMADSGARGSKLQMRQLAGMRGLMSKPSGEIIETPITANLREGLNVLQYFISTHGARKGLADTALKTADSGYLTRRLVDVAQDVIVSEDDCRTPHSIVVEAIIEGGEVIESLGDRLIGRVAAENIIDPISGEIIVEKNQEITEDTAAKIEDAGVEKARIRSVLTCETERGVCIKCYGRSLATGKMVELGEAVGVIAAQSIGEPGTQLTMRTFHIGGTARGAAEQSTINAKNEGKFKYVNITSVRNKKGDFVVMNRNGAIVVMDRDGRERERHPVVYGASLKVSDGQLVQPGMLLVEWDPYTNAILTEVSGTLNFKDIEEGVTMREEVDEVTGFRSKVIIESQDEKKHPQLIIKDQDEKILRKYTMPSGAHLIFEDGDMVFQGDILAKIPRETTKTKDITGGLPRVVELFEARKPKEAAIITEIDGIVRYGDIVKGERNVFVRNEMGVEKQYNIPRGVHIIVQEGERVRAGEPLMDGPINPHDILTVLGKEELQKYLVNEIQEVYRLQGVNINDKHIEVIIRQMMRWVKIEDVGDTDFIIDEQVDRFRFQKENRKIEKERGDAARGKDLLLGITKASLATDSFISAASFQETTRVLTEASAAGKTDYLRGLKENVIMGRLIPAGTGMEYYRKFCVVSAEEAEEEEVEGAESGKVTAETGGEDAASVGGSES